A genomic segment from Triplophysa dalaica isolate WHDGS20190420 chromosome 22, ASM1584641v1, whole genome shotgun sequence encodes:
- the tlr8b gene encoding toll-like receptor 8b, protein MMFVLMLICFVCSSDGLSWARRKLPCDVTFSNTSVLMDCSGRSLKEIPKNLLWNSTELIFSHNEIRTLPKDAFWNLTNVTRINLRRNLLQLTKGGVFSRLAQLKTLQLDNNNISAFPRDLPPGLRTLSLNSNHIQNIAPLHFEGMPKLEVLKLNENCYRSVECKFVIHHETFRNVHLTVLELSKNRLQKIPPGLPRSLQNLSFLLNRIEYIDAFVLQNQTNLRLLDLSGNCPFCFNAPFQCTPCRTANRSLEIHSDAFNGLVRLQDLRLSGNSLTVINPLWFQNLTALKYLYLSFNSLVREFESGQFFSVLPRVEIVDFSYNNPSQTVYQRLRLSTGFSSLKSLQTLHLEGYIFSNLCEEDLVPLFALKNLSVLNLGVNFLQNVNLSVFRNFKNLSLISLMDNRLMFTGHHQMRCERKGLSYQDQDDHREGPYIHTDQEFRRYPPFTKHECLTTGPVLDLSSNSIFHVNPLYFTGAEDVTCLNLSFNFIASYFNGTEFNHFPRLKYLDLSSNRVYMHSQLAFGELKVLEVLDLSHNKHYFEVAGVRHSLAFLKNLEFLRVLNLSWNEINTLTNKTLDSASLNELRFQGNRLDIMWRRNQEFKNLFKNLSNLTRLDISYNKLCQMPEHIFSYFPQTLTYLSMSSNTLTYFEFKQLRYLPRLEVLDLSNNKLTQVTEKLSKHTSSLKILDLSGNLITRLKPNFLQDDRSLSTLNLAFNCLTQVSDASFSSGVGHSLHLLHLERNPIHCTCDLLDFILWLEKSDAVLPRLATDVLCDLPEAKRGHPMVDLDIENACINNIIAKILYVLTSSIIILMLSVTITVHMFYWDISYIYNFCWAKIKSRHSDADCAYDAFVIYDTSDPTVEEWVFNHLCFQLEERGRRVHPLCLAERDWTPGTAVMENLNRSIHRSRKTIFVLTQGLVRSGIFKMAAFLAQQRLLEEGVDVMVLVLLEPVLRRSRILNLRRCLCGHSVLEWPGNPAAKDWFWQNLRNAVRFECHGVQSKVFTNYFSGR, encoded by the coding sequence ATGATGTTTGTGCTGATGTTAATATGTTTTGTCTGCTCATCTGACGGCCTCAGCTGGGCCAGGAGAAAACTTCCATGTGATGTGACGTTCTCCAACACATCGGTTCTCATGGACTGTTCGGGCAGATCACTGAAAGAAATTCCAAAGAACTTGTTGTGGAACTCAACAGAGCTCATCTTCAGCCATAATGAAATAAGAACTCTTCCGAAAGATGCTTTCTGGAATCTGACCAACGTCACACGGATAAATCTCAGACGAAATCTACTGCAGCTTACAAAAGGCGGGGTTTTTTCCAGGTTGGCTCAACTCAAGACTTTGCAACTtgacaataataacatctcaGCATTTCCCAGAGATCTTCCTCCAGGACTCCGAACGCTGAGTCTGAATTCCAACCACATCCAAAACATCGCACCATTACATTTTGAAGGAATGCCCAAGCTGGAGGTTTTGAAATTAAACGAGAATTGCTACCGCAGCGTTGAATGCAAATTTGTAATTCACCACGAAACCTTTCGAAACGTTCACCTGACCGTGCTAGAGTTGTCCAAAAACAGACTGCAGAAAATCCCACCCGGTTTACCCAGATCCCTCCAGAACCTCTCGTTTCTCTTAAACAGGATCGAGTACATCGATGCTTTCGTGCTACAGAATCAAACCAACCTCAGACTTCTTGATTTGTCTGGAAACTGTCCATTTTGTTTCAATGCTCCGTTCCAGTGCACTCCCTGCCGGACGGCGAATCGCTCTCTAGAGATTCACTCGGATGCCTTCAATGGACTCGTCCGGCTACAAGACCTGAGACTTTCCGGAAACTCTTTAACGGTCATCAACCCTTTGTGGTTTCAAAACCTGACCGCGTTAAAGTACTTGTATCTTTCCTTCAATTCTTTAGTGCGTGAGTTTGAAAGTGGACAGTTCTTCAGCGTGCTCCCCCGCGTGGAGATCGTGGATTTCTCGTACAACAATCCATCGCAAACCGTTTACCAGAGACTGAGACTCTCCACGGGTTTCTCTAGTTTGAAATCCTTACAAACGCTTCACTTGGAAGGTTACATTTTCAGCAACCTCTGTGAGGAAGACCTTGTGCCTCTCTTCGCTCTGAAAAATTTATCCGTGCTAAACTTAGGagtcaactttcttcaaaatgtcaatcTGTCTGTCTTTAGGAACTTTAAAAACCTCTCCCTGATTTCTTTGATGGACAACAGGTTGATGTTCACAGGACACCATCAGATGCGGTGCGAACGCAAGGGTCTGTCTTATCAAGATCAAGATGATCACCGTGAGGGTCCTTACATTCACACAGATCAAGAGTTCCGCCGCTACCCTCCGTTCACCAAACACGAGTGTCTCACGACAGGACCGGTTTTAGATCTCAGCAGTAACAGCATATTCCACGTCAACCCTCTTTACTTCACAGGAGCAGAGGACGTCACATGTCTCAATCTGTCCTTCAACTTCATCGCTTCATACTTCAACGGTACAGAGTTCAATCACTTTCCCAGACTCAAGTATCTGGACTTATCCTCTAACCGAGTCTACATGCATTCCCAATTAGCCTTCGGCGAGCTAAAAGTGTTAGAGGTTTTGGATTTAAGTCACAACAAACATTACTTCGAGGTGGCAGGCGTACGGCACAGCCTCGCCTTTCTCAAAAACCTTGAGTTCCTCCGAGTGCTCAATCTGAGCTGGAATGAGATCAACACGCTGACCAACAAAACCCTCGACAGCGCCTCGCTGAACGAGCTTCGGTTTCAGGGAAATCGCCTGGATATCATGTGGAGAAGAAACCAAGAGTTTAAAAATCTTTTCAAGAATCTCTCAAACCTGACACGCCTCGATATATCCTACAACAAGCTTTGCCAAATGCCGGAACATATATTCAGTTATTTCCCGCAGACCCTGACGTATCTCAGCATGAGCAGCAACACTTTGACGTATTTCGAGTTTAAACAGTTGCGATATTTACCTCGATTGGAGGTTCTAGATCTCAGCAATAACAAGTTGACTCAGGTCACTGAGAAACTGTCCAAACACACGAGTTCGCTGAAAATTCTAGACCTGAGTGGTAATCTCATCACCAGATTAAAACCAAACTTCCTCCAAGATGACAGAAGTCTGTCAACCCTCAATCTCGCATTCAACTGCCTGACGCAGGTCAGTGATGCGTCCTTCTCATCGGGCGTCGGTCACTCGCTGCATCTCCTACACCTGGAGAGAAACCCAATCCACTGCACCTGCGATCTtctggacttcattctctggCTAGAGAAAAGCGATGCGGTTCTTCCCCGTCTAGCGACGGATGTCCTGTGCGACCTTCCGGAAGCTAAAAGGGGACATCCGATGGTAGACCTGGACATCGAAAATGCCTGCATCAATAACATCATTGCCAAAATTCTGTACGTGTTGACGTCGtccatcatcatcctcatgttATCGGTCACCATCACCGTACATATGTTCTACTGGGACATATCATACATCTATAATTTCTGCTGGGCCAAAATAAAAAGTCGTCATTCAGACGCAGACTGCGCTTATGACGCCTTTGTCATCTATGACACATCGGACCCGACGGTCGAGGAGTGGGTCTTCAACCATCTCTGCTTTCAGCTGGAAGAGCGAGGCAGACGGGTTCATCCGCTCTGTTTGGCCGAGAGAGACTGGACTCCTGGAACAGCCGTCATGGAGAACCTCAACCGCAGCATTCACCGGAGTAGGAAGACCATATTCGTTCTAACGCAGGGATTGGTTCGCAGTGGGATTTTCAAGATGGCGGCTTTTCTCGCTCAACAGAGGTTGCTGGAGGAGGGCGTGGACGTGATGGTGCTGGTGCTTTTGGAACCGGTGCTTCGTCGATCGAGAATCCTGAACCTGCGGCGTTGCCTGTGCGGACACAGCGTGCTGGAGTGGCCCGGAAACCCGGCGGCAAAAGACTGGTTCTGGCAGAATCTGAGAAATGCAGTCAGATTCGAGTGTCACGGCGTGCAAAGCAAAGTATTTACAAATTACTTCAGTGGACGGTGA